From a single Apium graveolens cultivar Ventura chromosome 2, ASM990537v1, whole genome shotgun sequence genomic region:
- the LOC141707821 gene encoding two-component response regulator ARR8-like, with protein MGLATESKFHVLAVDDSIIDRKLIERLLKTSSFQVTAVDSGSKALEFLGLHEDDEQISPNKAFTSPINQQEMAVNLIITDYCMPGMTGYDLLKKIKESSFRDIPVVIMSSENVPSRINRCLEEGAEEFFLKPVRLSDVHKLKPHMLKRKNKDGEKLESETDEEQALESLEVIQSLQQEAVAPQIQAIGNSNKRKALELDEVLSQDHRTRPRCSGLTVI; from the exons ATGGGATTAGCCACAGAGTCAAAGTTTCACGTTTTAGCTGTTGATGACAGCATCATTGATAGAAAGCTTATTGAACGGCTTCTCAAAACCTCATCTTTTCAAG TTACAGCAGTTGATTCTGGTAGTAAAGCTCTAGAATTTCTTGGACTGCATGAAGATGATGAACAAATCAGTCCCAACAAAGCATTTACATCTCCAATAAATCAACAG GAAATGGCAGTGAATCTTATTATAACAGACTACTGTATGCCCGGAATGACAGGCTATGATTTGCTCAAGAAAATAAAAGAGTCATCTTTCAGAGACATACCAGTAGTGATTATGTCATCTGAGAATGTTCCTTCAAGAATTAATAG ATGTTTAGAGGAAGGAGCAGAGGAGTTCTTTCTTAAACCAGTGAGATTATCAGATGTACATAAGCTTAAACCCCATATGTTGAAAAGAAAGAACAAAGATGGTGAAAAGCTCGAAAGCGAAACAGATGAAGAACAAGCTTTAGAGTCTTTAGAAGTGATTCAGTCATTGCAGCAAGAAGCAGTAGCACCACAAATACAGGCCATTGGTAACAGTAACAAGAGGAAGGCTTTGGAATTGGATGAAGTGCTTTCACAAGATCATAGAACAAGACCAAGATGCAGTGGTCTCACTGTCATATGa